The proteins below are encoded in one region of Hordeum vulgare subsp. vulgare chromosome 3H, MorexV3_pseudomolecules_assembly, whole genome shotgun sequence:
- the LOC123445129 gene encoding inactive protein kinase SELMODRAFT_444075-like isoform X2 — protein MYSLLSRIYSAARSRLQVLITSLPGAHDGSRDSHRRRRRRDDRSRSSGTSTPISTPASMYSALSPVDDHAVATAAAARLAMAEEAPGAGPAAVPISLSPLLPPPQMVVVALDATRDHREVEVRMSLRALVARGDILRGGDSLLVLGVLHSVTNPMGYQTKASSDSFAGTSLRYLGDQVAKKAEYYKDKLLQDVEELRQVGISVTLKVCPGSPARVVIIHEINSSKAAWVVLDRHFRRDFKHFEKHIACKVAAFQDNLSVQTLKSIRTNLSSKSMGETKDLQNLVVSLDLSSKTLDTDKVRVSIRSSPVSYFASLTNHEMYYTPSVVGSSIQDFTPSMSATSILVIDETEFNAKCIEDNMTGHYDSSERPVLCAGCGLRSVLYIKESMKYPFSEIQSATSDFSTENLVGEGGFGHVYKGKLKDGQVIAAKLRKEASAQGYTEFFSEVQVLSFARHRNIVMLLGYCCKESYNILVYEYICNNSLEWHLFDKSAGLLEWHKRHAIALGIAKGLRFLHEECRAGPIIHRDLRPSNVLLTHDFVPMLGDFGLAKWKAVNASIHTRVLGQSGYLAPEYAEYSIVSVRTDVYAFGIVLFQLISGRKVLEEREGQCTHILQWAEPLVESLALHDLIDERIADTYDTYGLYHLARAAYLCVRTNPEQRPSMGEVVRLIETENEHIRDLSRQFIPHFTK, from the exons ATGTACTCCCTCTTGTCGCGAATATACTCCGCGGCGCGCAGCCGTCTCCAGGTACTAATAACCTCGCTCCCGGGCGCCCACGATGGCAGCAGGGACTcgcatcgccgccgccgccgccgggacgACCGGAGCAGGAGCAGCGGCACCAGCACCCCCATCAGCACGCCCGCCTCCATGTACTCCGCGCTCAGCCCGGTGGACGACCACGccgtcgccaccgccgccgcggCCAGGCTCGCCATGGCGGAGGAAGCCCCGGGCGCCGGGCCGGCCGCGGTGCCCATCTCCCTCTCGCCGCTCCTCCCGCCGCCGCAGATGGTGGTGGTGGCGCTCGACGCCACCCGCGACCACCGCGAGGTGGAGGTCAGGATGTCGCTCAGGGCGCTCGTCGCGCGCGGGGACATACTTCGCGGCGGCGACTCCCTCCTCGTGCTCGGCGTTCTCCACTCCGTCACCAATCCGA TGGGATACCAAACCAAAGCATCTAGTGATTCTTTTGCCGGGACGAGCTTGCGGTACCTAGGCGATCAGGTTGCGAAGAAAGCTGAATACTATAAAGACAAGCTCCTCCAGGATGTGGAGGAGCTCCGCCAAGTGGGG ATCAGTGTGACCCTCAAAGTATGCCCTGGATCACCAGCGAGGGTTGTCATTATCCATGAAATCAATTCAAGTAAAGCTGCTTGGGTTGTGCTAGATAG GCACTTCAGACGAGATTTCAAGCACTTCGAAAAGCACATAGCCTGTAAGGTTGCAGCATTTCAAGATAACCTGTCAGTGCAGACCTTGAAGTCAATAAGAACAAATCTATCAAGCAAAAGTATGGGGGAGACGAAGGACCTACAAAACTTAGTGGTGTCACTTGATCTGAGTTCCAAGACACTAGATACTGACAAGGTCCGTGTGTCGATCAGGTCGTCGCCTGTAAGTTATTTTGCCTCTCTAACCAATCATGAGATGTACTACACCCCCAGTGTGGTTGGTAGCAGCATTCAAGACTTCACACCGTCAATGAGCGCCACGTCCATCCTGGTGATCGATGAGACTGAATTCAATG CAAAATGTATTGAAGATAACATGACCGGCCACTACGATTCATCAGAAAGACCAGTTCTATGTGCTGGTTGTGGGCTAAGATCAGTTCTTTACATTAAGGAATCCATGAAATATCCCTTCTCGGAGATTCAGTCTGCAACATCTGACTTCTCAACTGAGAATTTGGTGGGTGAGGGCGGATTTGGGCATGTGTACAAAGGGAAGCTCAAGGATGGTCAGGTCATCGCAGCTAAGTTGCGTAAAGAAGCTAGCGCGCAGGGCTATACCGAGTTCTTCTCTGAAGTGCAAGTGCTCAGCTTTGCCCGGCATCGCAACATTGTCATGTTGCTTGGGTATTGTTGCAAAGAAAGCTACAACATCTTGGTGTACGAGTATATATGCAACAACTCTCTTGAGTGGCATTTATTTG ACAAGTCAGCGGGCTTACTGGAGTGGCACAAGAGGCACGCTATTGCCCTTGGTATAGCGAAGGGGCTGCGCTTTCTGCATGAAGAGTGCCGCGCCGGTCCAATAATTCATCGGGATTTGCGCCCAAGCAATGTACTGTTGACACATGACTTTGTTCCTATG CTTGGGGACTTTGGTCTTGCTAAATGGAAGGCTGTCAATGCTTCTATTCATACAAGGGTTCTGGGGCAATCAGG ATACTTGGCGCCTGAGTATGCTGAATATAGCATAGTTTCTGTCAGAACAGATGTGTATGCCTTCGGGATCGTTCTTTTCCAGCTGATATCGGGTCGCAAGGTGCTTGAGGAACGTGAAGGACAGTGCACACACATATTGCAATGG GCGGAGCCTTTGGTCGAGAGTCTTGCACTGCACGATCTAATCGATGAGCGCATTGCAGATACGTATGACACGTATGGGCTGTATCATCTAGCCAGAGCAGCGTATCTCTGTGTCAGGACAAACCCGGAACAGCGGCCTTCTATGGGGGAGGTAGTTCGTCTTATCGAGACAGAGAATGAGCACATCAGGGATTTGTCCCGACAATTCATCCCACATTTTACAAAGTAG
- the LOC123445129 gene encoding inactive protein kinase SELMODRAFT_444075-like isoform X1, producing the protein MYSLLSRIYSAARSRLQVLITSLPGAHDGSRDSHRRRRRRDDRSRSSGTSTPISTPASMYSALSPVDDHAVATAAAARLAMAEEAPGAGPAAVPISLSPLLPPPQMVVVALDATRDHREVEVRMSLRALVARGDILRGGDSLLVLGVLHSVTNPSEGRAPPLVGYQTKASSDSFAGTSLRYLGDQVAKKAEYYKDKLLQDVEELRQVGISVTLKVCPGSPARVVIIHEINSSKAAWVVLDRHFRRDFKHFEKHIACKVAAFQDNLSVQTLKSIRTNLSSKSMGETKDLQNLVVSLDLSSKTLDTDKVRVSIRSSPVSYFASLTNHEMYYTPSVVGSSIQDFTPSMSATSILVIDETEFNAKCIEDNMTGHYDSSERPVLCAGCGLRSVLYIKESMKYPFSEIQSATSDFSTENLVGEGGFGHVYKGKLKDGQVIAAKLRKEASAQGYTEFFSEVQVLSFARHRNIVMLLGYCCKESYNILVYEYICNNSLEWHLFDKSAGLLEWHKRHAIALGIAKGLRFLHEECRAGPIIHRDLRPSNVLLTHDFVPMLGDFGLAKWKAVNASIHTRVLGQSGYLAPEYAEYSIVSVRTDVYAFGIVLFQLISGRKVLEEREGQCTHILQWAEPLVESLALHDLIDERIADTYDTYGLYHLARAAYLCVRTNPEQRPSMGEVVRLIETENEHIRDLSRQFIPHFTK; encoded by the exons ATGTACTCCCTCTTGTCGCGAATATACTCCGCGGCGCGCAGCCGTCTCCAGGTACTAATAACCTCGCTCCCGGGCGCCCACGATGGCAGCAGGGACTcgcatcgccgccgccgccgccgggacgACCGGAGCAGGAGCAGCGGCACCAGCACCCCCATCAGCACGCCCGCCTCCATGTACTCCGCGCTCAGCCCGGTGGACGACCACGccgtcgccaccgccgccgcggCCAGGCTCGCCATGGCGGAGGAAGCCCCGGGCGCCGGGCCGGCCGCGGTGCCCATCTCCCTCTCGCCGCTCCTCCCGCCGCCGCAGATGGTGGTGGTGGCGCTCGACGCCACCCGCGACCACCGCGAGGTGGAGGTCAGGATGTCGCTCAGGGCGCTCGTCGCGCGCGGGGACATACTTCGCGGCGGCGACTCCCTCCTCGTGCTCGGCGTTCTCCACTCCGTCACCAATCCGAGTGAGGGCCGAGCTCCCCCTTTAG TGGGATACCAAACCAAAGCATCTAGTGATTCTTTTGCCGGGACGAGCTTGCGGTACCTAGGCGATCAGGTTGCGAAGAAAGCTGAATACTATAAAGACAAGCTCCTCCAGGATGTGGAGGAGCTCCGCCAAGTGGGG ATCAGTGTGACCCTCAAAGTATGCCCTGGATCACCAGCGAGGGTTGTCATTATCCATGAAATCAATTCAAGTAAAGCTGCTTGGGTTGTGCTAGATAG GCACTTCAGACGAGATTTCAAGCACTTCGAAAAGCACATAGCCTGTAAGGTTGCAGCATTTCAAGATAACCTGTCAGTGCAGACCTTGAAGTCAATAAGAACAAATCTATCAAGCAAAAGTATGGGGGAGACGAAGGACCTACAAAACTTAGTGGTGTCACTTGATCTGAGTTCCAAGACACTAGATACTGACAAGGTCCGTGTGTCGATCAGGTCGTCGCCTGTAAGTTATTTTGCCTCTCTAACCAATCATGAGATGTACTACACCCCCAGTGTGGTTGGTAGCAGCATTCAAGACTTCACACCGTCAATGAGCGCCACGTCCATCCTGGTGATCGATGAGACTGAATTCAATG CAAAATGTATTGAAGATAACATGACCGGCCACTACGATTCATCAGAAAGACCAGTTCTATGTGCTGGTTGTGGGCTAAGATCAGTTCTTTACATTAAGGAATCCATGAAATATCCCTTCTCGGAGATTCAGTCTGCAACATCTGACTTCTCAACTGAGAATTTGGTGGGTGAGGGCGGATTTGGGCATGTGTACAAAGGGAAGCTCAAGGATGGTCAGGTCATCGCAGCTAAGTTGCGTAAAGAAGCTAGCGCGCAGGGCTATACCGAGTTCTTCTCTGAAGTGCAAGTGCTCAGCTTTGCCCGGCATCGCAACATTGTCATGTTGCTTGGGTATTGTTGCAAAGAAAGCTACAACATCTTGGTGTACGAGTATATATGCAACAACTCTCTTGAGTGGCATTTATTTG ACAAGTCAGCGGGCTTACTGGAGTGGCACAAGAGGCACGCTATTGCCCTTGGTATAGCGAAGGGGCTGCGCTTTCTGCATGAAGAGTGCCGCGCCGGTCCAATAATTCATCGGGATTTGCGCCCAAGCAATGTACTGTTGACACATGACTTTGTTCCTATG CTTGGGGACTTTGGTCTTGCTAAATGGAAGGCTGTCAATGCTTCTATTCATACAAGGGTTCTGGGGCAATCAGG ATACTTGGCGCCTGAGTATGCTGAATATAGCATAGTTTCTGTCAGAACAGATGTGTATGCCTTCGGGATCGTTCTTTTCCAGCTGATATCGGGTCGCAAGGTGCTTGAGGAACGTGAAGGACAGTGCACACACATATTGCAATGG GCGGAGCCTTTGGTCGAGAGTCTTGCACTGCACGATCTAATCGATGAGCGCATTGCAGATACGTATGACACGTATGGGCTGTATCATCTAGCCAGAGCAGCGTATCTCTGTGTCAGGACAAACCCGGAACAGCGGCCTTCTATGGGGGAGGTAGTTCGTCTTATCGAGACAGAGAATGAGCACATCAGGGATTTGTCCCGACAATTCATCCCACATTTTACAAAGTAG